One uncultured Carboxylicivirga sp. genomic window, AGCGAACGCAACAATATTCCCTAAAGAAACACTTACGGAACCTAACTCCAATTTATTTGTCAGGATAGATTCGATCCAATTATATATCGGCAAATAAACCAGGTAACTTTTTGATGTAAAAACAATCCAGAATACTAATGCAGAATATTTTAAAATTTTAAAGACCCATTTCAGAATATCATCAGGATAATTTCGAAAAATGTGTAAATCAACTAATAATTTATGACGAACAATTAAGTCAAAAAGACTTTTAAAAACTTCAACTGTTGAGAAGATAATAAGTCCTCCAAACACGAGTGCAATAGCTCCGTTAAATAGTACAAGAGATAAAAAATTATTACCTATAACATTAATAATAACAGAAAGTCCAACAGAGATTAATCCAATAAGCAATACCTGTGAACTAAAAACCTTCAGTTTAATTTCTTTGTTCTTCCTTAAATATTTCCAAATAGAAAGAAAAATAACTGTTGACAAAATACTATTGATCAATACTAACAACCTGCCCAATAAGCCAAAACTACTTAGTAAGTCGGTTAATATCATTAATAGAAAAACACCTGCTGACAAGTAAAAATATCTGGTTGGTAGTTGAGGCCACACAAAAGGTAAAAGCCTCAAAAGCGGAATGATCAATAATAATTTCAAAAGATCTTTTGATTCAGGAGTAAGTCCTGGAAAAAAGATTAAAACAAAAAAGCTGGTAAAAAGAAGTGAGGAAGAAAATGGATTCGATAAAAATAACAATGGTACTTTTATGGTGTCACATTTCATTAATTCATCTTTGTGAACCAACCTTTTTCTTAGAAAAATAAAAAGAGATAGCAATGCTACGAATAGGAATACAAAAATTAATGTTGTATGAATCAATGCATCCTTATGACTTAGTATTGAAAGCCTTCTCTGTTCCAGGGAATTTAAAATCTTCTTTACAAATGGTGCTGGATCTTCCTCACCTGAAAGGGCAGACCATAACGGAGGGCTATCCAGTACATAAATCTGTGTTCTGAATCTCTCCAGTGTATTGTCTAAATTCGTAAGAATCTCATCTAAAAAAAGAATGGCACCGGTAATCTCGTCTTGTCGGGTTAATGAAATATTATTCTGCTTATTTATTTGGGATAGCAATTGATTTAAATCTGAAATATTGCTACGAATTCTTTCAATGACTCTTTGAGGCGTATTCTGGTTTTGTTGATTTTGCAGTGTTTTTTCCCATTTGCTTATTAAACCTTGTATTTCATCTCTATTAAGGTTTAATTCAGTAGATATAGTTGCCAGCAGCTTTCTTGTTTCTTCAAGTTGTGATTTTAAATTCGATAATTTATTTCTAAGTCCGTCAGTTTGCCTGAAATCCAACTGACTTAAAGCTTCAATAGATAAATTTTTTCGATAATCAGCAACTCTGTTCAAACGAAATTGAGTTAATGAATCAATCAATTCCTTTTGCTTGTAACTTTCCAGCTTATTGGCTATTGTTCGTATTAAAGCTTGTGTCCTCTCTGATTCAGTTCCAATATTCGCTGTTGAAAACGACAAAACTTCCGTTTCAAGGGTATCCTTTCCAAATAAATTTACCTGAGATGCCCCGTCAAGAGTATAAAACAAACATATATTGAAAACAATAATTCTTACCAAATATTTGAATCTCATAAATATCAATTATATAATCAAGCAACTGAATACAAAACAAATACACACACTTTCAATCGTAAAATTGAGTCAATCATATTACTTGTTTCGCTTTGACCGTATAAAAATAACAATTAAAGAA contains:
- a CDS encoding mechanosensitive ion channel domain-containing protein, whose product is MRFKYLVRIIVFNICLFYTLDGASQVNLFGKDTLETEVLSFSTANIGTESERTQALIRTIANKLESYKQKELIDSLTQFRLNRVADYRKNLSIEALSQLDFRQTDGLRNKLSNLKSQLEETRKLLATISTELNLNRDEIQGLISKWEKTLQNQQNQNTPQRVIERIRSNISDLNQLLSQINKQNNISLTRQDEITGAILFLDEILTNLDNTLERFRTQIYVLDSPPLWSALSGEEDPAPFVKKILNSLEQRRLSILSHKDALIHTTLIFVFLFVALLSLFIFLRKRLVHKDELMKCDTIKVPLLFLSNPFSSSLLFTSFFVLIFFPGLTPESKDLLKLLLIIPLLRLLPFVWPQLPTRYFYLSAGVFLLMILTDLLSSFGLLGRLLVLINSILSTVIFLSIWKYLRKNKEIKLKVFSSQVLLIGLISVGLSVIINVIGNNFLSLVLFNGAIALVFGGLIIFSTVEVFKSLFDLIVRHKLLVDLHIFRNYPDDILKWVFKILKYSALVFWIVFTSKSYLVYLPIYNWIESILTNKLELGSVSVSLGNIVAFAITLSATIYISRFIRFILEDEVYTHFEMPRGIGGAITMMVRLILLGFGFILAFGAADIDISNITIIFGALGVGIGFGLQNIFNNLVSGLILAFERPIQVGDVLQISSLNLMGEVKEIGIRASVIRTFDGAEVIVPNGNLISNEMVNWTLSDRRRRQEIMVGVSYGTDLKTVLEILERVVANQDGVLKDPAPVIIFRGFGDSSLDFRVMFWTHFDEGLKTISAVGIAIDNAFKEANITIPFPQRDLHIYPVNTESEAKDDSK